A genomic region of Anaerolineales bacterium contains the following coding sequences:
- a CDS encoding universal stress protein: MNSYSSALNDFKRARSRAALRKWLARLGARHSDDLLRFDEVRKMLGAVSQLPRGLHQIPLDAIVGSVGRYEDFNRQFLPRQASQGGRWARVRMAVEGQGGLPPIEVYKIGAIYFVLDGHHRVSVAREVGATTIEAYVTEIPTKVQLSPTDNIADLILKTELQAFTADTQLAQTRPDVDFRVTLPGRIQELREHIAVHRYYMGQAQQREISLPEAAAHWADEVYVPAVHSIRQLGLLRDFPQRTEADMYLWLMRHRSELEKDLGWNLGVSEAAAHAWNRLEGSPRRLGARLRRWLSTWLPLAAPPVPTAWQLPSEELAGGQTLFPRLLVPLSGEDASWTALDVALQVAQREHSELRGIHVQPLGKADPAAVQPLREEFERRVAAAGLRGSLVLEQGDIHRRVEARSHWSDLVVLHLKYPPGTRPLERLLSGLRTFLQRSPRPVLVVPQKTALQHALLAYDGSRKARQALYLAAYLVRRWGIRLTVLTAHERSLRPTLAQTGAKNYLLARGVQAEYVQRRGRAAQAILSLAREHGCDFVLMGGYAQSGLLEVVRGSNLDVVLREFHGAVWVCN; this comes from the coding sequence ATGAATAGCTATTCCTCGGCGCTCAATGACTTCAAGCGCGCCCGCTCGCGCGCCGCACTGCGCAAGTGGCTGGCGCGCCTCGGCGCCCGCCACAGCGATGATCTGTTGCGCTTCGATGAGGTGCGCAAGATGCTGGGTGCGGTGAGCCAGTTGCCGCGCGGGCTGCACCAGATCCCGCTGGATGCGATCGTGGGTAGCGTGGGCCGCTATGAGGATTTCAATCGCCAGTTCCTGCCGCGCCAGGCCAGCCAGGGCGGGCGCTGGGCACGCGTGCGCATGGCGGTGGAGGGGCAGGGGGGCCTGCCGCCGATCGAAGTCTACAAGATCGGTGCGATCTACTTCGTGCTCGATGGCCATCACCGTGTCTCCGTGGCGCGTGAGGTCGGTGCCACCACTATCGAAGCCTACGTGACTGAGATCCCCACCAAGGTACAGCTCTCACCAACTGACAACATTGCCGATCTGATCCTCAAAACGGAGCTACAAGCCTTCACCGCTGATACCCAGTTGGCCCAAACACGCCCCGATGTTGATTTCCGCGTCACGCTGCCCGGCCGCATTCAGGAGCTGCGCGAACACATTGCCGTGCATCGCTACTACATGGGTCAGGCGCAGCAGCGTGAGATCAGCCTGCCCGAGGCGGCCGCCCACTGGGCTGATGAAGTCTATGTGCCCGCCGTGCACAGCATCCGCCAGCTCGGTTTGCTGCGCGATTTTCCGCAACGCACCGAGGCCGATATGTACCTCTGGCTGATGCGCCACCGCAGCGAGCTGGAAAAAGACCTGGGCTGGAACTTGGGCGTCAGCGAGGCCGCCGCGCATGCCTGGAACCGGCTCGAGGGCAGCCCGCGCCGCCTCGGCGCCCGCCTGCGCCGCTGGCTGAGCACGTGGCTGCCGCTGGCGGCGCCACCCGTGCCCACCGCCTGGCAATTGCCCAGCGAGGAGCTGGCCGGTGGGCAGACGCTCTTCCCGCGCCTCTTGGTACCACTCAGTGGCGAAGACGCCAGTTGGACCGCATTGGATGTGGCCCTGCAGGTGGCCCAGCGCGAGCACAGTGAACTGCGCGGCATCCATGTACAGCCGCTCGGCAAGGCGGATCCGGCCGCAGTGCAGCCGCTGCGCGAGGAATTCGAGCGCCGCGTGGCCGCCGCTGGGCTGCGCGGCAGCCTAGTGCTGGAGCAGGGCGATATTCACCGCCGGGTCGAGGCGCGCAGCCATTGGAGCGATCTGGTGGTGCTGCACCTTAAGTATCCTCCGGGCACGCGCCCATTGGAACGCCTGCTCTCCGGCTTGCGCACCTTTTTACAGCGCAGCCCGCGCCCGGTGTTGGTGGTGCCGCAGAAGACCGCGCTGCAGCATGCCCTGCTGGCTTACGATGGCAGCCGCAAGGCGCGCCAGGCGCTCTACCTGGCGGCTTACCTGGTGCGCCGTTGGGGTATCCGCCTCACCGTGCTCACCGCTCACGAGCGCAGCCTGCGCCCCACGCTGGCGCAAACCGGTGCCAAAAATTATCTGCTGGCTCGCGGCGTGCAGGCCGAGTATGTGCAGCGCCGTGGCCGCGCCGCCCAAGCCATCCTCAGCCTGGCGCGTGAACACGGCTGTGATTTTGTATTGATGGGCGGCTATGCCCAAAGTGGCTTACTGGAAGTCGTGCGTGGCAGCAACCTGGATGTGGTGCTGCGTGAGTTTCATGGAGCGGTGTGGGTGTGCAATTAA
- a CDS encoding VOC family protein, which produces MNTPTFQLHPDTHIAHVELQVADLARMQAFYADLLGFQVIDADAGRVRLSPSGELPALLTLSAYPGARQQPQERSGLYHTAFRFAHRQALATTFLRVVSAGWPLHGAADHLVSEAIYFPDPENNGIEIYRDRPRAQWPRLDGGELQMANAPLDLHKLLEEADTAAAQAGQIHPGTDIGHMHLQVSDTATAAAFYHDLLGMDIVMSMPSALFMSAGGYHHHLGANTWHSRNAPRRDEDMTGLRSYAYRVPDEAGWLALLQRVNSTQQQPQATERDGQPGFWLPDQDGNRVELLAPDTAAVRQALAALAAVGAPAAA; this is translated from the coding sequence ATGAATACTCCTACTTTCCAACTCCATCCCGATACACACATCGCTCACGTTGAGCTGCAGGTAGCTGACTTGGCGCGCATGCAAGCCTTCTACGCCGATCTGCTGGGCTTTCAGGTGATCGATGCCGATGCCGGCCGCGTGCGCCTCTCGCCCAGCGGCGAGCTGCCTGCTCTGTTGACGCTGAGCGCCTACCCGGGAGCGCGCCAGCAGCCGCAGGAGCGCAGCGGCCTGTACCACACCGCCTTCCGCTTCGCGCACCGCCAGGCACTGGCCACCACTTTTCTGCGCGTGGTCTCGGCCGGCTGGCCGTTGCACGGTGCGGCCGACCATCTGGTGAGCGAGGCGATTTACTTCCCGGACCCAGAGAACAACGGGATTGAAATCTACCGCGACCGACCGCGCGCGCAATGGCCGCGGCTGGATGGTGGCGAGCTGCAGATGGCCAACGCCCCGCTGGACCTGCACAAGCTGCTGGAAGAGGCCGACACGGCCGCGGCGCAGGCTGGCCAGATCCACCCCGGCACCGATATTGGCCACATGCACCTGCAAGTCTCCGATACGGCGACGGCGGCCGCCTTCTACCATGACCTGCTGGGCATGGACATTGTGATGAGCATGCCCAGCGCCCTGTTTATGAGCGCCGGCGGTTACCACCACCATCTGGGCGCCAATACCTGGCACAGCCGCAATGCGCCACGCCGCGACGAGGATATGACCGGGCTGCGCTCATATGCCTACCGCGTCCCCGACGAAGCCGGCTGGCTGGCGTTGCTGCAGCGCGTGAATAGCACGCAGCAGCAGCCCCAGGCCACGGAGCGCGATGGGCAGCCCGGCTTTTGGCTGCCGGATCAGGACGGCAACCGCGTGGAGCTGCTGGCGCCGGATACGGCCGCGGTGCGCCAAGCACTGGCGGCGCTTGCCGCGGTCGGCGCGCCAGCCGCGGCGTGA
- a CDS encoding carboxypeptidase regulatory-like domain-containing protein, which translates to MRTRIAMLVCALALLLASCAPSTATDEAAVATLVAAALQTSQAGQPALQEELTSLQLGTLEGSLCYPSSFIPEMTVFLHKAGAPEPVQVPIAQNQMSFSADVEPGSYTAYAWLPDFSFGGSYSQAVACGLSVDCTDHSLVSFDVVAGQQTGGIAVCDWYGQPGDVPYPPGVQPPAQNEAQDPGSLSGSLSYPSEFIPGMTVVAWSVEHPGTYYYVTTSDGTSFYQISNLPAGDYQVVAYTNGMAGGHSFAVACGLSVECTDHSLVTVEVKSGQDSAGVNPQDWYAPEGSFPAQP; encoded by the coding sequence ATGCGTACACGGATCGCTATGCTTGTATGCGCGCTGGCCCTGCTACTAGCGAGTTGCGCCCCCAGCACGGCCACGGATGAGGCCGCAGTAGCCACCCTGGTGGCCGCGGCCCTGCAAACCAGCCAGGCAGGGCAGCCCGCCTTGCAGGAGGAGCTGACCAGCCTACAACTCGGCACACTGGAAGGCTCGCTGTGCTATCCCTCCTCTTTCATTCCTGAGATGACCGTATTTTTGCACAAGGCCGGTGCACCCGAACCGGTGCAAGTGCCGATTGCGCAGAACCAGATGTCATTCTCCGCGGATGTAGAGCCGGGCAGCTACACCGCCTACGCCTGGCTGCCAGACTTCAGCTTTGGCGGCAGCTATTCGCAAGCCGTGGCGTGTGGCCTGAGCGTGGATTGCACAGACCATTCGCTGGTGAGCTTCGACGTGGTGGCGGGCCAGCAGACCGGCGGCATCGCCGTGTGTGATTGGTACGGCCAGCCGGGCGATGTGCCCTACCCGCCGGGCGTGCAACCCCCGGCGCAGAACGAAGCGCAAGATCCGGGCAGCCTCTCGGGCAGCTTGAGCTACCCCAGCGAATTCATCCCCGGGATGACGGTGGTAGCTTGGAGCGTTGAGCACCCCGGCACTTACTATTACGTGACCACCAGCGATGGCACCAGCTTCTATCAAATCAGCAATTTGCCTGCGGGCGATTACCAGGTGGTGGCTTACACCAATGGCATGGCAGGAGGTCATTCATTTGCGGTGGCTTGCGGCCTGAGCGTTGAGTGCACCGATCACAGCTTGGTGACTGTTGAGGTCAAGAGTGGGCAGGACAGCGCCGGCGTCAACCCACAGGACTGGTACGCGCCGGAGGGTAGCTTCCCGGCACAGCCCTAG
- a CDS encoding metallophosphoesterase, with product MRALALSDQVLDLVYSTQAAQRFAAIDLVIGCGDLPYYYLEYLVDTLDKPVFFVRGNHAAEVEYSQSQARRAPWGAEDLHGRVVRHGGLILAGFEGSLRYRRGPFMYTQGEMWRMVLGMLPRLLYHRLRYGRALDVLVTHAPAWGLGDREDKAHQGFKAFRWLLATFKPRWHLHGHIHLYDRNQPASVQFGATRILNVYGYQEVALDE from the coding sequence ATGCGCGCCCTTGCCCTCAGTGACCAGGTGCTGGATCTGGTCTACTCCACTCAGGCAGCCCAACGCTTCGCCGCTATCGATCTGGTGATCGGCTGCGGCGATCTGCCGTACTACTATCTTGAATACCTGGTGGATACGCTGGATAAGCCAGTCTTCTTCGTGCGCGGCAACCATGCCGCCGAGGTGGAGTATTCGCAGAGCCAGGCGCGCCGCGCCCCCTGGGGCGCCGAGGATCTGCACGGCCGCGTGGTACGGCACGGCGGCCTGATCCTGGCTGGCTTTGAGGGCAGCCTGCGCTACCGCCGAGGCCCCTTCATGTACACCCAGGGCGAAATGTGGCGCATGGTGCTGGGCATGCTGCCGCGCCTGCTCTATCATCGCCTGCGCTATGGCCGTGCCCTGGATGTGCTCGTCACCCATGCTCCCGCCTGGGGCCTCGGTGACCGTGAGGATAAGGCGCACCAGGGCTTCAAGGCTTTCCGCTGGCTGCTAGCCACCTTCAAGCCGCGCTGGCACCTGCACGGGCACATCCATCTTTATGACCGCAACCAGCCCGCCAGCGTGCAGTTTGGCGCTACGCGCATCCTCAACGTCTATGGCTATCAAGAGGTGGCCTTGGATGAATAG
- a CDS encoding LysE family transporter, which produces MDSTSVWAFAVQASLIGLGAALSPGPFQSLVIAQALLGGWRRALPVTLAPLLADIPVAVAMVLLVQQVPTTFLLVIRIAGALLLLYLAWDLARQLRKASTAQAGKLPAPVSAWRSLLQGMLMLFLGPGTYLFWGLVLGPLLVEAAELSWVHALAFLAGFYIVSIAGLLLIAYIFEKVGQYNPRLRRGLQLSSLLLMLGMALWLGIEGIGAWLAA; this is translated from the coding sequence ATGGACTCCACGAGCGTATGGGCCTTTGCTGTGCAAGCCAGCCTGATCGGGCTGGGTGCGGCGCTTAGCCCGGGGCCGTTTCAATCCCTGGTGATCGCCCAGGCTTTGCTGGGCGGCTGGCGGCGCGCCCTGCCGGTGACGCTGGCACCGCTACTGGCCGATATTCCCGTTGCGGTGGCCATGGTGCTGCTGGTGCAACAAGTGCCCACTACTTTCCTGCTGGTCATCCGGATTGCCGGCGCGCTGCTGCTACTGTATCTGGCCTGGGATCTGGCGCGGCAACTACGCAAGGCCAGCACGGCGCAAGCGGGCAAGCTGCCCGCGCCAGTGAGCGCCTGGCGCAGCCTGCTGCAGGGTATGCTGATGCTGTTCCTTGGCCCGGGCACGTATTTGTTCTGGGGGCTGGTGCTCGGTCCACTGCTGGTGGAGGCGGCGGAACTCTCATGGGTGCATGCGCTGGCCTTCCTGGCGGGCTTTTATATCGTCAGCATTGCCGGCCTGCTGCTGATCGCTTACATCTTTGAGAAGGTGGGCCAATACAACCCGCGCTTGCGGCGCGGGCTGCAGCTAAGCAGCTTGCTGTTGATGTTGGGGATGGCGCTATGGTTGGGGATCGAAGGGATAGGCGCCTGGCTGGCCGCTTAA
- a CDS encoding MFS transporter, with product MKKAEKKRAFYWLLGNNLVASITNSTVWFAIIFYAYLETQSVLVTSILGGLYLVLVSVSGFWLGSLVDHHKKKSIMLVSSAISLAMFILCFVLYQTAAPGEFASLHSVRLWVLAVLVLFGMIAGNIRGIAMPTLVTLLFAAKERERANGLVGTVFGVSMLTTSVISGLLVAQAGMFLVLLLAVIITVLVIAHLWSIEIPEAKIAHVEGAPKSVDLRGTYKLVAGIPGLLALILFTTFNNLLGGVFMALMDAYGLSMMSVEAWGILWGVISTGFILGGLLIARFGLGGKPLRALFGANLVIWFVSSIFTIQPSIPLMTGGLLIYLTVVPFIEAAEHTIIQRVVPPARQGRVFGFAQSIELAAAPLTAFLIGPLAEFFFIPFMTDGAGVQLIGSWFGTGPARGMALVFTVAGVIGCIVTLLAMRSRPYQLLAARYAKGSATNSG from the coding sequence ATGAAAAAAGCTGAAAAGAAACGAGCCTTTTATTGGCTACTGGGCAACAACCTGGTGGCTTCGATCACCAATAGCACGGTGTGGTTTGCGATCATCTTCTACGCCTACCTGGAAACCCAGTCCGTGCTGGTCACTTCGATCTTGGGTGGGCTTTACCTCGTACTGGTATCCGTCTCCGGCTTTTGGCTTGGCTCGCTGGTCGATCACCATAAGAAGAAGAGCATCATGCTGGTCTCCAGCGCCATCTCCCTGGCGATGTTCATTTTGTGCTTTGTGCTCTACCAGACCGCAGCCCCGGGCGAGTTCGCCAGCTTGCACAGTGTGCGTTTGTGGGTCTTGGCTGTGCTGGTGCTCTTCGGAATGATCGCCGGCAATATCCGCGGCATCGCCATGCCTACCTTGGTGACGCTGCTGTTCGCCGCCAAGGAGCGCGAGCGTGCCAATGGCCTGGTGGGCACCGTATTCGGCGTCTCCATGCTCACCACTTCGGTCATCAGTGGCTTGCTCGTGGCTCAGGCAGGCATGTTCCTGGTTTTGCTGTTGGCAGTCATCATCACGGTTCTAGTCATTGCTCATTTATGGAGCATTGAAATTCCCGAAGCCAAGATCGCCCATGTGGAAGGCGCCCCCAAGTCAGTTGATCTGCGTGGCACCTATAAACTAGTGGCCGGTATCCCCGGCTTGTTGGCCTTGATCTTGTTCACAACCTTTAACAATCTGCTGGGTGGCGTCTTCATGGCACTGATGGATGCCTATGGCCTCTCGATGATGTCGGTGGAGGCTTGGGGCATCCTGTGGGGCGTGATCAGCACCGGCTTTATCCTCGGCGGTCTGCTGATCGCGCGTTTTGGCCTGGGTGGCAAGCCGCTGCGCGCCCTGTTCGGCGCCAACCTGGTGATCTGGTTCGTGTCGTCGATCTTCACCATCCAGCCCTCAATTCCACTGATGACCGGTGGCCTGCTGATCTATCTCACCGTGGTGCCGTTCATTGAGGCGGCCGAGCACACCATCATCCAGCGCGTGGTGCCGCCGGCGCGCCAAGGCCGCGTGTTTGGCTTTGCCCAAAGCATTGAGCTGGCCGCCGCGCCGCTGACCGCCTTCCTGATTGGCCCACTGGCCGAGTTCTTCTTCATTCCCTTTATGACCGATGGGGCAGGCGTGCAGCTGATCGGTAGTTGGTTTGGCACCGGTCCGGCGCGCGGCATGGCGCTGGTCTTCACCGTCGCCGGCGTGATTGGCTGCATTGTTACCCTGCTGGCGATGCGTTCGCGCCCCTACCAATTGCTCGCCGCGCGCTATGCGAAGGGCAGTGCTACCAACAGCGGCTAA
- a CDS encoding class I SAM-dependent methyltransferase, with translation MDNPKLILAPGRQRSLERRHPWVFASAIAKLEGNPQPGDTVAVHAAGGQFLATAAYSHPSQIRARVWSWQQAEPIDAAFFRRRLAAAIASRRNLAIESDGLRLVHAESDGLPGIIVDQYGDSLVLQCLSWGAERWRETIAALLIELCQPARLLERSDADVRQLEGLPPRRGLLHGTPATVPLAIHESALQFQLDLEGGHKTGFYLDQRANRALAGSLAAGRQVLDCFSYTGGFATHMLQGGAEHITLVDDSAAALELARHNIQRNQLPLEAAEFIDGDAFQVLRRFRDAGRQFDMIVLDPPKFAPTRATAERAARGYKDINLLALKLLRPGGRLLTFSCSGGVDAALFQKIVAGAALDAGIEARILQRLSQGADHPVALNFPEGEYLKGLLIEV, from the coding sequence ATGGATAATCCTAAACTTATTCTTGCCCCCGGCCGCCAGCGTTCGCTGGAGCGCCGCCATCCCTGGGTCTTCGCCAGCGCCATCGCCAAGCTGGAGGGCAACCCGCAGCCTGGCGACACCGTTGCCGTGCATGCCGCCGGCGGCCAGTTCCTGGCCACCGCTGCGTATAGCCACCCCTCGCAGATTCGCGCCCGCGTCTGGTCTTGGCAGCAAGCTGAGCCGATCGACGCGGCCTTCTTCCGCCGCCGCCTGGCCGCCGCAATTGCCTCGCGCCGCAACCTGGCCATCGAGAGCGACGGCCTGCGCCTGGTACACGCCGAGTCAGATGGCTTGCCCGGCATCATTGTCGATCAATATGGCGACTCGCTGGTGCTGCAATGCCTCAGTTGGGGCGCCGAGCGTTGGCGCGAGACCATCGCCGCGCTGTTGATCGAGCTGTGCCAGCCGGCGCGTCTGCTCGAGCGCTCCGACGCGGATGTGCGCCAACTCGAGGGCTTGCCGCCGCGCCGCGGCCTGCTGCATGGCACCCCGGCCACAGTACCGCTTGCCATTCACGAATCCGCTTTGCAATTTCAGTTGGATTTGGAAGGTGGGCACAAAACCGGCTTTTATCTCGACCAGCGCGCCAATCGTGCTCTGGCCGGGTCGTTGGCGGCTGGCCGCCAGGTGTTGGATTGCTTCTCCTACACGGGCGGCTTCGCCACTCATATGCTGCAGGGTGGGGCTGAACATATCACTCTGGTGGACGATTCGGCCGCGGCGCTGGAGCTGGCGCGCCACAACATTCAGCGCAATCAGTTGCCCTTGGAGGCGGCCGAGTTCATCGATGGCGATGCCTTCCAGGTGTTGCGCCGCTTTCGCGATGCGGGCCGCCAGTTCGATATGATCGTGCTGGACCCGCCCAAGTTTGCCCCTACCCGGGCCACCGCCGAACGCGCCGCGCGCGGCTACAAAGACATCAACTTGCTGGCGCTGAAGCTGCTGCGTCCCGGCGGCCGCCTGCTGACCTTCTCATGTTCCGGGGGCGTGGATGCCGCGCTGTTCCAAAAGATCGTGGCCGGCGCCGCTCTGGATGCCGGGATCGAGGCGCGCATTCTGCAGCGTCTCAGCCAAGGTGCCGATCATCCCGTGGCGCTCAACTTCCCGGAGGGCGAATATCTCAAAGGCCTATTGATCGAAGTATAA
- a CDS encoding winged helix-turn-helix transcriptional regulator: MKTKSMDPVAFAKVLADPTRQQIMETCCCQWKNVNEIVKTVKVSQPTVSHHLALLREAQLVLVRDEGKNTYYTLNQEKMARCCGQLISTFAPESETAEHLERMQASK; encoded by the coding sequence ATGAAAACAAAAAGCATGGACCCCGTGGCCTTTGCGAAAGTGTTGGCCGACCCTACGCGGCAGCAGATCATGGAAACGTGTTGCTGCCAGTGGAAGAATGTCAATGAGATCGTAAAAACGGTCAAGGTCAGCCAGCCCACGGTATCGCACCACCTGGCCCTACTGCGCGAGGCGCAGTTGGTGCTGGTGCGCGATGAGGGCAAGAATACGTATTACACGCTGAACCAGGAGAAGATGGCGCGCTGCTGCGGGCAATTGATCAGCACCTTTGCGCCCGAAAGCGAAACGGCCGAACATCTGGAGCGTATGCAGGCTAGCAAGTAA
- a CDS encoding aldo/keto reductase yields MQLIHIGPDGPKVAPIGLGTWAWGDNLFWSYGKEYGEAELKSAYDASLAAGITFVDTAEVYGMGRSESLLGGFMAANPAEAFVASKFFPYPWRVLRSSLRKAVAGSLQRLGTPAIDLYQVHWPFPPRSTSTWLHAIADAVEAGLVKQVGVSNFGPRQVEQAVKVLESRGVRLASNQISYSLLARGAERNGLLQLCRDHGITVIAYSPLAQGLLTGKYTAQNPPRDIARRVTNGSKLAGLGPLLAEMGRIASAHGDVPLAQVALNWCVAKGTLAIPGAKNIKQAQQNAATLSWSLSAEDVARLDEHSSQY; encoded by the coding sequence ATGCAACTCATTCATATTGGGCCTGATGGCCCCAAGGTGGCCCCAATCGGTTTGGGGACCTGGGCCTGGGGAGACAATCTGTTCTGGTCATACGGCAAGGAGTACGGCGAAGCGGAGCTAAAGAGCGCCTACGACGCCAGCCTGGCCGCCGGAATCACCTTCGTGGATACGGCTGAAGTGTATGGCATGGGCCGCTCCGAGAGCCTGTTGGGTGGCTTCATGGCGGCCAACCCGGCCGAAGCCTTCGTCGCCTCCAAGTTCTTCCCGTATCCCTGGCGCGTGCTGCGCAGCAGCCTGCGCAAGGCGGTAGCGGGCAGCTTGCAGCGCCTGGGCACCCCGGCGATCGACCTGTATCAGGTGCACTGGCCCTTCCCGCCGCGCAGCACCAGTACCTGGCTGCATGCCATCGCCGATGCGGTAGAAGCCGGGCTGGTGAAGCAGGTGGGCGTTTCCAACTTTGGGCCGCGCCAGGTGGAACAGGCCGTCAAGGTGCTCGAGAGCCGCGGGGTACGCCTGGCCAGCAACCAGATCTCGTACAGTTTGCTGGCACGTGGCGCTGAGCGCAACGGCCTGCTGCAACTGTGCCGCGATCACGGCATCACGGTGATCGCTTACAGCCCCTTGGCACAAGGCTTGCTGACCGGCAAGTACACTGCGCAAAACCCGCCGCGCGATATTGCCCGCCGGGTGACCAATGGCAGCAAGCTGGCCGGCCTCGGCCCGCTGCTGGCCGAGATGGGGCGCATTGCCAGCGCCCACGGCGATGTGCCGCTGGCCCAAGTGGCGCTGAACTGGTGCGTGGCCAAGGGAACCCTGGCGATCCCCGGCGCCAAAAACATCAAACAGGCGCAGCAAAATGCCGCCACGTTGAGTTGGAGCCTGAGCGCCGAAGACGTCGCCCGGCTGGACGAGCACTCGAGCCAATACTAG